In Chiroxiphia lanceolata isolate bChiLan1 chromosome 2, bChiLan1.pri, whole genome shotgun sequence, a single genomic region encodes these proteins:
- the WBP4 gene encoding WW domain-binding protein 4 isoform X1 produces MADYWKSQPKKFCDYCKCWIADNRPSIDFHERGKNHKENVAKRISEIKKKSLEKAKEEENMSKEFAAMEEAAMKAYQEDMKRLGIKPDAVGPSSTPSKTQSNTVETKGKKEKKEKKEKKEKKKKTTETKQWVQGLSPEGYTYYYNTKTGESQWEKPKGFQGNSQNSQTGAEWVEGVTEDGHTYYYNTQTGVSTWEKPDGFVSSSNEKSRCDKHSEETASESDSEDSENEAKSSETNSKRKGDNGEESEEGKKSPKAKKLSPYGKWREVRSEETGDKEESTSASQETSNDGSNTTNPYGKWKALKEVGEEQEKEEEEEEGEKVDLELPSTESDNVALPVLEVPEEETVIFKEKTVTSLGDLTEGVPTFKKRKFENGKSRNLRQRLSDQ; encoded by the exons ggCCGATTACTGGAAATCTCAGCCAAAAAAATTCTGCGATTACTGCAAGTGCTGGATAGCAGACAACAGACCT AGCATTGATTTTcatgaaagaggaaagaatcATAAAGAAAATGTGGCAAAAAGAATTAGTGAG attaaaaagaaaagcttggaaaaggcaaaagaagaagaaaacatgtcAAAAGAATTTGCGGCAATGGAGGAGGCTGCAATGAAAGCATATCAAGAGGATATGAAAAGGCTTGGAATTAAGCCAG atGCTGTAGGTCCCAGTTCAACACCAAGTAAAACACAGAGTAACACAGTGGAAactaaaggaaagaaagaaaagaaagagaaaaaggaaaagaaagaaaagaaaaagaagacaactGAAACGAAGCAGTGGGTGCAAGGACTGTCTCCAGAAGGCTATACATATTACTACAACACAAAAACTGGAG AATCACAGTGGGAGAAACCTAAAGGATTCCAAGGCAACTCTCAAAACTCACAAACG GGAGCAGAGTGGGTAGAAGGTGTCACTGAAGATGGTCATACCTATTACTATAACACACAAACTGGAG TATCCACATGGGAGAAACCGGatggttttgtttcatcttcAAATGAGAAGAGTCGATGTGACAAGCATTCCGAAGAAACAGCATCTGAATCAGACTCAGAAGACagtgaaaatgaagcaaagagTTCAGAAACAAACTCCaag agGAAAGGAGATAATGGTGAAGAatcagaggaagggaagaaatctCCTAAAGCTAAAAAGTTAAGTCCATATGGGAAATGGCGAGAAGTTAGGTCAGAAGAAACTGGAGATAAAGAGGAGAGTACATCAGCTTCCCAAGAAACCTCTAATGATGGATCTAACACGACCAACCCTTATGGAAAATGGAAAGCACTTAAGGAAGTAggagaagaacaagaaaaagaagaagaagaagaagaagg tgAAAAAGTGGACCTGGAACTTCCAAGTACAGAGAGTGACAATGTAGCACTCCCAGTGTTAGAGGTTCCAGAAGAGGAAACAGTGATATTTAAAGAGAAGACAGTCACCTCCCTTGGAGACCTGACAGAAGGGGTGCcaacatttaaaaagagaaaatttgaaaatggaaaatctaGAAACTTAAGACAAAGACTAAGTGATCAGTAG
- the WBP4 gene encoding WW domain-binding protein 4 isoform X3 — MADYWKSQPKKFCDYCKCWIADNRPSIDFHERGKNHKENVAKRISEIKKKSLEKAKEEENMSKEFAAMEEAAMKAYQEDMKRLGIKPDAVGPSSTPSKTQSNTVETKGKKEKKEKKEKKEKKKKTTETKQWVQGLSPEGYTYYYNTKTGESQWEKPKGFQGNSQNSQTGAEWVEGVTEDGHTYYYNTQTGVSTWEKPDGFVSSSNEKSRCDKHSEETASESDSEDSENEAKSSETNSKRKGDNGEESEEGKKSPKAKKLSPYGKWREVRSEETGDKEESTSASQETSNDGSNTTNPYGKWKALKEVGEEQEKEEEEGEKVDLELPSTESDNVALPVLEVPEEETVIFKEKTVTSLGDLTEGVPTFKKRKFENGKSRNLRQRLSDQ; from the exons ggCCGATTACTGGAAATCTCAGCCAAAAAAATTCTGCGATTACTGCAAGTGCTGGATAGCAGACAACAGACCT AGCATTGATTTTcatgaaagaggaaagaatcATAAAGAAAATGTGGCAAAAAGAATTAGTGAG attaaaaagaaaagcttggaaaaggcaaaagaagaagaaaacatgtcAAAAGAATTTGCGGCAATGGAGGAGGCTGCAATGAAAGCATATCAAGAGGATATGAAAAGGCTTGGAATTAAGCCAG atGCTGTAGGTCCCAGTTCAACACCAAGTAAAACACAGAGTAACACAGTGGAAactaaaggaaagaaagaaaagaaagagaaaaaggaaaagaaagaaaagaaaaagaagacaactGAAACGAAGCAGTGGGTGCAAGGACTGTCTCCAGAAGGCTATACATATTACTACAACACAAAAACTGGAG AATCACAGTGGGAGAAACCTAAAGGATTCCAAGGCAACTCTCAAAACTCACAAACG GGAGCAGAGTGGGTAGAAGGTGTCACTGAAGATGGTCATACCTATTACTATAACACACAAACTGGAG TATCCACATGGGAGAAACCGGatggttttgtttcatcttcAAATGAGAAGAGTCGATGTGACAAGCATTCCGAAGAAACAGCATCTGAATCAGACTCAGAAGACagtgaaaatgaagcaaagagTTCAGAAACAAACTCCaag agGAAAGGAGATAATGGTGAAGAatcagaggaagggaagaaatctCCTAAAGCTAAAAAGTTAAGTCCATATGGGAAATGGCGAGAAGTTAGGTCAGAAGAAACTGGAGATAAAGAGGAGAGTACATCAGCTTCCCAAGAAACCTCTAATGATGGATCTAACACGACCAACCCTTATGGAAAATGGAAAGCACTTAAGGAAGTAggagaagaacaagaaaaagaagaagaagaag gtgAAAAAGTGGACCTGGAACTTCCAAGTACAGAGAGTGACAATGTAGCACTCCCAGTGTTAGAGGTTCCAGAAGAGGAAACAGTGATATTTAAAGAGAAGACAGTCACCTCCCTTGGAGACCTGACAGAAGGGGTGCcaacatttaaaaagagaaaatttgaaaatggaaaatctaGAAACTTAAGACAAAGACTAAGTGATCAGTAG
- the WBP4 gene encoding WW domain-binding protein 4 isoform X2: MADYWKSQPKKFCDYCKCWIADNRPSIDFHERGKNHKENVAKRISEIKKKSLEKAKEEENMSKEFAAMEEAAMKAYQEDMKRLGIKPDAVGPSSTPSKTQSNTVETKGKKEKKEKKEKKEKKKKTTETKQWVQGLSPEGYTYYYNTKTGESQWEKPKGFQGNSQNSQTGAEWVEGVTEDGHTYYYNTQTGVSTWEKPDGFVSSSNEKSRCDKHSEETASESDSEDSENEAKSSETNSKRKGDNGEESEEGKKSPKAKKLSPYGKWREVRSEETGDKEESTSASQETSNDGSNTTNPYGKWKALKEVGEEQEKEEEEEGEKVDLELPSTESDNVALPVLEVPEEETVIFKEKTVTSLGDLTEGVPTFKKRKFENGKSRNLRQRLSDQ, encoded by the exons ggCCGATTACTGGAAATCTCAGCCAAAAAAATTCTGCGATTACTGCAAGTGCTGGATAGCAGACAACAGACCT AGCATTGATTTTcatgaaagaggaaagaatcATAAAGAAAATGTGGCAAAAAGAATTAGTGAG attaaaaagaaaagcttggaaaaggcaaaagaagaagaaaacatgtcAAAAGAATTTGCGGCAATGGAGGAGGCTGCAATGAAAGCATATCAAGAGGATATGAAAAGGCTTGGAATTAAGCCAG atGCTGTAGGTCCCAGTTCAACACCAAGTAAAACACAGAGTAACACAGTGGAAactaaaggaaagaaagaaaagaaagagaaaaaggaaaagaaagaaaagaaaaagaagacaactGAAACGAAGCAGTGGGTGCAAGGACTGTCTCCAGAAGGCTATACATATTACTACAACACAAAAACTGGAG AATCACAGTGGGAGAAACCTAAAGGATTCCAAGGCAACTCTCAAAACTCACAAACG GGAGCAGAGTGGGTAGAAGGTGTCACTGAAGATGGTCATACCTATTACTATAACACACAAACTGGAG TATCCACATGGGAGAAACCGGatggttttgtttcatcttcAAATGAGAAGAGTCGATGTGACAAGCATTCCGAAGAAACAGCATCTGAATCAGACTCAGAAGACagtgaaaatgaagcaaagagTTCAGAAACAAACTCCaag agGAAAGGAGATAATGGTGAAGAatcagaggaagggaagaaatctCCTAAAGCTAAAAAGTTAAGTCCATATGGGAAATGGCGAGAAGTTAGGTCAGAAGAAACTGGAGATAAAGAGGAGAGTACATCAGCTTCCCAAGAAACCTCTAATGATGGATCTAACACGACCAACCCTTATGGAAAATGGAAAGCACTTAAGGAAGTAggagaagaacaagaaaaagaagaagaagaagaag gtgAAAAAGTGGACCTGGAACTTCCAAGTACAGAGAGTGACAATGTAGCACTCCCAGTGTTAGAGGTTCCAGAAGAGGAAACAGTGATATTTAAAGAGAAGACAGTCACCTCCCTTGGAGACCTGACAGAAGGGGTGCcaacatttaaaaagagaaaatttgaaaatggaaaatctaGAAACTTAAGACAAAGACTAAGTGATCAGTAG